The genomic stretch AAAATGTCAGTTGTGATCCAATTAAACACTGGCTTTTACAAGGTTTTGAATATCTTGTTCTGTTTGACTGGGAACACACATTATTTCTGGATTGATTTTTTTAACATGGCCGCAGACTACATTACCTGGTCCAACCTCAATACATTTTGCATCTGGATTTTCTGCAAAAATTGCCTGTAAACTTTGCGTCCATTTCACGCCACTCCAAACTTGTGACTCTAAACGATCAACTACGCCTTGGGTATTTGTATATTTTTGAGCATCGACATTTGCCCAATAAGGTATATTAAGAGTTTTAGACCAGTCAATTTGTTCTAAATAGGGTCTTAAGGCTCTTCCCGCCGGCTCTAGTAAACTGGAATGAAAAGGCGCACTGACTTTTAATGGAATACAACGCTTAACTCCTTTAGCCTTAAGTTGTTCACAGGCTTGATCAACAGCTTGTTTATGACCACTGATCACCAATTGACCTGGGCAGTTGTAATTGGCTGGCTCAACTCTATTGCCTTCTTTTGAAATTTCTGCACAAACATTTTCCACCAATGCATCCTCTGCCCCCAAGACTGCTGCCATACTCCCAACACCAGCTGGAACAGCTTCTTGCA from Oligoflexia bacterium encodes the following:
- the fabD gene encoding ACP S-malonyltransferase; this encodes MSTIFLFPGQGSQKVGMGQELYQRYALVKQKFEQANDILNQDLSALIFDGPSEELQLTYNAQPAILLLSVAILEVLNEEYGLKANAVAGHSLGEFSALVAAGGLSFEDALKTVKKRGELMQEAVPAGVGSMAAVLGAEDALVENVCAEISKEGNRVEPANYNCPGQLVISGHKQAVDQACEQLKAKGVKRCIPLKVSAPFHSSLLEPAGRALRPYLEQIDWSKTLNIPYWANVDAQKYTNTQGVVDRLESQVWSGVKWTQSLQAIFAENPDAKCIEVGPGNVVCGHVKKINPEIMCVPSQTEQDIQNLVKASV